The following is a genomic window from Elaeis guineensis isolate ETL-2024a chromosome 10, EG11, whole genome shotgun sequence.
GGTGGTTGCATTGATTTTGAGGACTTACATGTTGTTGTTATGTGTGTGTTtgtgtttttttcttttgtttccttAGGCTTCATTTCTTATTATCAAGATGACTATATATTTTCTTACAATTAAAGTTCTTTAAGACGACAAGTTCAGTTCTAGTTAACAAGAATTTACTTGGACACCAAATTAACATAAATAGCTGTCAATAAGGGATTAGTGGGCCGAGCTCGGTGATGTGGGCTATAACCCAAGTGGGGGCATCAAGGCGATGGTAGCTGTGCCGGGCTTATGCTTCAAGTCTCAACAGGGTTGTGTACATGCCATGTGTGCACAACCATTTCTTTAATTGAAAATGTCTAAATAAGGGATTAGGGGGAAAGGTTGGTATTCGCATAAAGTTTGGAGGCTGGTACTTGTCTGTGTGCATGCACGACATGCAATCCATGCAACATAAAGGATGACATTCTCTATTGTGTAGGTAGTTTGCCATGAAAAATAGGGATTCAATTACAAAGAATATTGTGTTAGAATAATCACCAGAAGTTAAAACAAAGCATGTTGGTATGGTTGTGGAATAGGTAGTGCTACATTTTTTTACATGCTGTATGCATGACATTTAACAGTTGAAATCATGCCAGTAATTTGTTAAGAATCAGCGACCCATTTCCTTTTTATTTGTTGTACTTTACAGCTATATTCGTATGCTGATGCAGTTACGTGTTTTAGGTTGCTTTTAAGACAAAGGTCTTTCATCCGAACATCAATAGTAATGGAAGCATCTGTCTGGATATTCTTAAGGAGCAGTGGAGTCCTGCCTTGACCATCTCAAAGGTATCTCACGCAAATATTATGCACTTGTTTTGGTCTGGTGTTGAGCAAACAGGATTTATGCCTTTGATTTATTATGAGTCTTAAAACAAGAATGGAACTAAAAAAATTAAGGTGCTGTTGTATTATGTGCAAGTTTGTCATTGATGTAGATAGATCgcgaagacaaaaaaaaaagaaataatgtaaaagttttggattttatgatcatGCAAATTTATACAAATGACCAGTTCTGAATAAATATGTCAAGTACATGTCTTGCTTcaattttacttgggtttttgatTTCCGCAACTTTCTTTATACTTGCTATGATATTTACAATcgcttgatgcaaaagatgaaagaaaatagagtttcgatgatatatatgtatatatatgagaGATCTGATGATGTATATAGGCTATATAGATGGaagttatagtgaaaattattcgaTAATTTGCAAACCCAGCCATGCTTGCCACAAACTGTTGTATTCTACGTTATAATTTCAGAGCGATGCAGAAGTTAACCAATGCTAGAAATAAGAAAATAACCTATTACGATGAGCATATTTGTTGTAATCAGATGTAGTAGTACGTACCATGTTATTGAGCTTAGTTTGTCAGCAGTTGTTATTATCAGTCCAACGAGGACCCTTTTCCCGATCTTTAACCTATATCTAGTATTGAGCTTTGCAGAATCAAGTTGCCATCTGTATTTTTGCATTTTCTATTGGGATTACACTTTCCTTTCTCTGTGCATGCTGTGACTGGAAAAAGTTTCTTGATAGTGAACGATATAATGTTGCGACAGGTCTTGCTTTCTATCTGCTCTTTGTTGACGGATCCAAACCCAGATGATCCTCTCGTCCCAGAGATTGCTCATATGTACAAGACTGACAGAGCAAAGTACGAGGCTACAGCTCGCAGCTGGACACAAAAGTATGCTATGGGATGAAGGTCTCCTACGCTGGGAGTGGTTATCTAGACAATTGAATATAATATGGGATTAAGGTCCTGATTCGTGATGTTATTGAAGTGATTTTGTTAAGACGAAGGATTGTGTTTGTTTGATTTCTTGTTTGACTAGATAGATCATATGCATACTCGCCAGCTGGCCTGCTATAATTTCATTGTCAATAATATTCATATGCTCATGTTCATGTTAGTGCTTGTGTGATGATGGATATGTTAGCTTTGTTAATAGTTTCGCCTTTGTTCATTCTGATGGCCTTCAAAACATGGGTTTGGGAAATCCATTGGATTGTCTGGAGGATGATATGCTTTGGCAGGCGTAGAAAGTCTGATGAGGCAGGCTTGTGGACATTGCTATTGTTAATGTGTATATGTAATAAAACTGAAGCAGGTCAGAAGGACTCATGTCGTACAAATGATGGAAACTGAAGCAGGTTGCCTAAGGTGGCGATGAAGCAATAAAGACGTTAGCTTCATCATTGGGTGAAACAGGTGCAAGTCTACAGGTTGCAGTCACGTTGTTTATCAATGATCGACAAGGTGGGAAACCAGTTCTGTATGGATTCAGGGCGAGCTTTTGGTCAATTATGGATTCCCCGGTGCCTATCTCCTCCTCGCCTGAAACCATGGTTGTCCCATGCGCCTCCCGGGATAGAGCTCTGGCCAGCAAGAGGAATGGGTCGGATTCGGATTGAATCAAGCAGGATTCAAATCTGAGCTCGGTAAGACAAGCAAGTTTGAGTTGGCATCTGGTTTTTCCCCGGGGGTTTGAATCAAGCTGGGATCGCCAAACAAGTTTTTGCGGTTAGTATTATTGGAGTAGATTCTTGGCTCTTTTCCGACTAGCTTTCTCCCACACCTCCCGACCGGCCAAGTGCTCCGCGCCATTAAGGATGTTGTGGTCCGGTCTGACTTGGATTGGCAGGCTTTGTTTCGATCAGTTTTTCACTGGTCAAGATCGATGATATTTTACTGACTAAAAAAAACAAGTTTAGTCAAGTCGGTATTAAGTCGACTTCGTTCGACATGCAGTCTACATATGACTTTTGGCTAGTTGACGATATTCGGTGCATAGCAGACTATTTTGGTATTCTACCAGCTATTCGGTTAAGTAAGTAGCACTACTCTGTAGATTCATTCATTCGATTTTCGAACTTCAGGGCATGGGCATCAGTCGAGCAGTCGAACGCTAAACATGGCTGTCATGCTATCCCGTCAGATCACATCAAGTCACGTCGTCCAGAAATTATGTTCTGGGTGGCTGGCTGCGCACCATGATAGGAAGCCACAAGCTCATTAATTACGCCACACGTGCGGTAGCATCCACTGCCATAGCCATCTGTGCGCCGAACGTAAGGTATGCTCTCCGTCAAAACCATTTAAGAATGCCTCATCACCTCCATGCGATGGGACACGCTCGGAATGACTGTCTATTCTTCCATCATTGATTTtgctctctctataaatagaggtaagtgAAGAATCCTCCAGATATGTAGGTCTCATGCGCACATGTTTGAGATCCTGACGTCAAAACTCTACTCCACTCTCTATCGAGCGATAtctctaacttgagcgtcggaaggtccTCGCTAGAGCAACCTCCGATAGAATTTTTCTTACAGATTTTGTACCTCCGATGTCGGACGGAGATCATCATCGGCACTTGCTGTTAGCTCTTGCTCTCGCTCTCGGCCTCTTCGACTGTGCACCCATCTCTGGCAATTAAGCATCTTCTCTCGATTTCCTACCGTCCGATACTCAGGTGCAGCAGCTCAGCCTTCGACGAATCATCCCATCGGAGACAGACAGGCCGcaataaatattaataatatttttaatagaaAATATGTTGTTGATGTAGTATAGACTCCGATTGCTACAATTTGTTAACTGAATAAATGAAATATTTATGTATGCATGTTGTTTACCTCTTTTTTGGGTTTGGGTGGCTATAGGCTCGGTTGGGGTCAAAAATTCTCAATCTATAATTAATTTACAACCAGGTAAGAGAATATCCAACCCATTTTTCTGAGTaactatataaaaatttataaaatattagttttATTGGAGCGGATATTCTTGTTTCTAGGGAGCAGTGATGCAGAGGGGGGTGCGGTCGACGTGGTGGTGGGAATGATCCAACGGGCGAGCATGGTGGTGGTAGGGATGATCCAACGGATGGTCGCGGATCTAAAATGCCCGGTTGGGCAAGCGTTGGCAGGTGCGAGCTGTTGACCAGGGCATCAGAGTAAAAGAGAGGAGAGGTGGATGGTGACGTGGAGGGAGGTGGCTATAATggtggaggaagaagagagagtcaAGGGCGAGGATAATGGGAGAGCTAGTCTTTTTGCGGGGAATCGGAGAGCCAGTCAAACACGCAATTTTATTATTCTTATCGAAAAAAAAAACACGCTATTTTATTTTTACCGAAAACAATTGTCATATGCAGATGGTAAGATAGGGTAGTCGGGTGAAGCTAAATAGCTAAAGATTTGAAGTTggattgatttaaaatatttaggcTTAAAATTTCATTTAagatagattaaattttaatatctaaatctaaatataattaaattaaaaaaaatatttaaaattaatttgactcTAATATCAATCAAACTATATtgagttcaaatttaaattcgaacTTTGACCATAATTAAAGATAtagttataatataatataatataatattttaaaatattaaattaataatatattataaataatatataatattatatatatatatttgattttgaatcgAGTATTTTGTTATTTAAACTTGATCCGAAAAATTGTTCAACCTCATTAATGGCTAAGTCGAGTTAAGCTTAGATTCAAGTCGAGCTCAAACAATTCAAGAGCTACATGACTTATTTGCAATCAGaagataatttatgatatatttaaAAGTTTGAAGATAGCTCAAGTAGCTCACGAGTTGTTCGATACCATAATATCTAGCATGTTGGCCTACCATTCATCCTAATTTTTCCATCATGGAAGAGCAAAATTGTCCATTCGACAATACAAAGACTTTTGTGAAATGGCATCTCCCAAAATATCCTGTCATATGGAATTAGGATCATTTAAAGTtctatataatttatcttttatttcaTAAAAACCTATGCTTACTTTTCAATCCATTTGAGTTGTCACTCGTTAatcatatatatagagagagccaGACTAGAATTAGGTCGATCGGATTTGAACTCCAatctgattagatcaaaattttataataggggtcctacatcaatgattcaaatttttgaatgtgatctactatcttaaaactgcttatatataaaaaatcatataatttggagATTCCTAATCTATGCATCAAGTAGTTAAAAATTGGacagtctaaataaaattgaattagatatattttttgatcacttaatACATAAGCTAGAGgtcttcaaattatataattttgatgtgcaaataattttgaaatagtagATTACATCAAACAGTTTGGATCATCAATATAAGACCTCCATTGTCtagttttgatctgatcagatctgAGCCTAAATTCGATCGATTTTATCCAAGTCtatcccatatatatatatatatatatatgtatatatatatgtatatatatatgtatatatatatatatatgtatatatatatgtatatatatatatatatgtatatatatatatgtatatatatatatgtatatatatatatgtatatatatatatgtatatatatgtatatatatatatatatatatatatatatatatgtatgtgtgtatgtacgtacgtatgtatatatgtatgtatgtatatatatatgtgtgtgtgtgcatggtaTGATTGAAAAATAATATTAACTGATTGAAAATGAAACAAGCTAAAAAATACATGCAATGATGCATCTCCAATTTTCATAAACTACCATATCCCATCGCTCTTGATTACCTTTTAAAATacatcactacaagaaaaaagattattagcgatggtaattcaGTTTGCCATCGTTAAAAATCCAACGAAAATAACTTTATCACTAAttacaattattagcgatggtaaatctaccatcgctaataaagtTAATTAGTGACAGTATTAGCGACAAAGTtctatcgttaataattttaatttttttcttaattaaactgTTAAAACACTATGAGCGACGATGATTTTGTTGCtactgccatcgctaatagttttttaattattttaattaaaatttaaaaaattatgaacgaCAACAGTTTGCGTCGCTAATAccgtcgttaataatttttaattttttttaaaaaattataattaaatattttaaaatctactttaatcataataacaagcaataatattttttaaaatatgttaTAAAAAAGATAACAATTATATAacacaatcataaatataaaattaattatattatattaaaaatataaattatataattttatatataaatactgCTTGAtgagtatcaaaattacatacatataaaaaaaaacttatgtaCGATTCTCCTTATCATCCTTCTCATCCTCCTGCTATTCCTATACGTCCTCTTCAATAGTtggtggatgagagccggatgtccCAGCACTTGtaacgaaaaaaaataaaataatgttaataagtttcgatacaaAAATGTATATGTCGATacgaaaatatatattttaatatactattttgattcttgaacagattatttttatacatttcattcgatgatacggagctatagacatctCCGACCCAtcgtttggatggttagattaaatttttacctcCTATATCTTCTTTCCAAACTCAAACCTaaacatgtgaagcttctaaatataaaaaattaaaataagtaaaaaaaattattaataaacttacctactgtgatggctgtgacaacgTATCCAGTTGATTGTACAGATGCGGATCCCGAAGAATCTCAACAATCATATCGTGGATGACATCTCGGGAGCTTTAAGGTCGCTGGCTCTAAAGCCTCTGAACGATCTCCTCCACATGTGCGTCAGCCCATGTCTGAATTATCGAGCCCTGAGAAGAGGATGTCGATGAAGATCCTCGAGCTGGTGGAGAGTCGAAGCTATTGCCAAATCTTATGACCCGACTCCTACTCAACCCTCCggtggccctgagccatccctcaaggtcaaagAGAGACTGAAAGGATGGGTCCTCACCGTGCCGTGATACAAGATACTCTATGTAATCTGtctatacagtttaaaaatttattagtccatatatatcagtatatataaaaatttaataaataatattttatattgttaCCGCAATCTGTCGAGATCGAGGATAtaagtaatcaccagtcctctTAGACTGGCGTATGGCCTCTCATATTTGCAGCTGCCTTGGTGCACGACCCAGCTATcatgtctacaataaataaataattaaattaaattaattaaaatatacatatggttaattcaatatgaaattaatttaagtatagattttttatcaatttatcggCCATATTATGTGTGACAATGGAGCTGTCAGTGTGCTTGATCAGATGCTGCTGGGTGGATCGATTCTGCCATACTTTGTGCCGCTTACCAGAATACTCCTCAATACTCTACTGATcacagagggcctcccatatgtcCGCCTGCATTCAATGATCTGTATAAGACTTTCAGTCTGATGATGACTCGAAACTGGAATGCTCTATGATGGACTGTCGAAGGTTGTACGGTCCATCCCAGAACCTCTatgtggc
Proteins encoded in this region:
- the LOC105052316 gene encoding ubiquitin-conjugating enzyme E2-17 kDa, translating into MASKRILKELKDLQKDPPTSCSAGPVAEDMFHWQATIMGPPDSPYAGGVYLVNIHFPPDYPFKPPKVAFKTKVFHPNINSNGSICLDILKEQWSPALTISKVLLSICSLLTDPNPDDPLVPEIAHMYKTDRAKYEATARSWTQKYAMG